In Candidatus Syntrophoarchaeum caldarius, one DNA window encodes the following:
- a CDS encoding mRNA 3'-end processing factor, whose translation MEIRFLGACGEVGRSAFLINDEILLDYGMKPSDPPEYPLDGIRPRSVIISHGHLDHTGILPNLMDLNPEIYMTSITKEIAYLLGKDTLKIEEREGTRSFEVNDLQKMYTRAKSIEYGEEFELKNGSSAVFFDAGHIPGSASVYLSEPGARGVSLFYTGDFKDINTRLLNRNDDDYPSADILLVESTYYGDNHPDRGELEKKFIDSVRATLDVGGTALIPCFAIGRTQEILMLLHRYGIDPVVDGMGVEVTRQFLSLPEFLRDSRSLEEAFGAATIIKRGRGRKKVIQEPSAIVTTAGMLNGGPAFYYLKKLHEDPVSKILLTGYQVKGTNGSTLLEHGYLDLDGVIIRPKMAIEQYDFSAHSDDRGLKDHVKRMCDKGVEVVFTVHGDNTAGFAEWIREEIGCEAIAPELGESIVVDVK comes from the coding sequence ATGGAGATACGATTTCTTGGTGCGTGTGGTGAAGTAGGAAGATCCGCTTTTCTTATCAACGATGAAATACTTCTCGATTACGGGATGAAACCATCCGATCCCCCGGAGTATCCACTCGATGGAATCAGACCCCGGAGTGTTATCATATCGCATGGGCATCTTGATCACACCGGTATTCTCCCGAATCTGATGGATCTCAATCCTGAGATCTACATGACATCGATAACAAAGGAGATCGCATATCTTCTCGGTAAGGACACATTGAAGATAGAGGAACGAGAAGGTACCAGGTCATTTGAGGTTAACGATCTTCAGAAGATGTACACGAGGGCAAAGTCTATTGAATATGGAGAGGAATTTGAGCTTAAGAACGGGAGTAGCGCGGTGTTCTTTGATGCAGGGCACATCCCAGGAAGCGCATCGGTTTATCTTTCTGAACCAGGTGCTCGTGGGGTCTCACTCTTCTACACAGGTGATTTCAAGGATATTAACACACGCCTTCTCAATCGGAACGATGATGATTATCCATCTGCCGATATTCTGCTTGTTGAGAGCACATACTATGGTGATAATCACCCTGACAGAGGTGAGCTTGAGAAGAAATTCATCGACTCGGTACGGGCAACGCTCGATGTGGGCGGGACTGCACTTATCCCATGCTTTGCGATAGGCAGGACACAGGAGATTCTGATGCTCCTTCACAGATATGGAATTGATCCTGTTGTTGATGGGATGGGTGTTGAGGTTACACGACAGTTTCTATCGCTTCCAGAGTTTTTGAGGGATAGTAGATCGCTGGAAGAGGCGTTTGGGGCAGCAACCATCATCAAACGAGGTAGAGGCAGGAAAAAAGTCATACAGGAGCCATCTGCCATTGTTACAACTGCAGGCATGTTGAATGGGGGACCTGCATTCTACTATCTGAAGAAGCTGCATGAAGATCCTGTTAGTAAGATCCTTTTAACAGGTTATCAGGTGAAGGGAACAAACGGCAGCACCCTGCTTGAGCATGGCTATCTTGATCTCGATGGTGTGATCATACGCCCAAAGATGGCAATAGAACAGTATGACTTTTCTGCACACTCAGATGACCGGGGACTGAAAGATCATGTGAAGCGTATGTGTGATAAGGGAGTCGAGGTTGTTTTCACAGTACATGGTGATAATACCGCAGGTTTTGCAGAGTGGATACGTGAGGAGATCGGTTGTGAAGCGATTGCACCTGAGCTTGGAGAGTCGATCGTGGTGGATGTAAAGTAA
- the top6A gene encoding DNA topoisomerase 6 subunit A: MGVDEDLLKIADLFYNQLSRGEIPAFELPLRTRDNIVYDEKARVWVYGEKEGVRSAKTVKGAYQILKTVCLIEFLKQQLEEGRSSTLRELYYISENWGEAKFRVQSESDFLIEDLEIISSNQREHFHIRPEEDGASVFGPLTVREETRKGDKVIHCQDDVGDAGYLIPNNIDKVEFLEHDAKLVLAVETGGMRDRLIENGFDEAFDCIIIHLKGQPARSTRRLLKRLNHELSLPVMVFTDCDPWSYRIFASVAYGSIKSAHLSRFMATPDARFIGIMPSDIVKYDLPTDKLTERDKDALKAELKDPRFAGDFWQKEIKLQLDLGKKSEQQSLAKYGLDFVTDTYLPEKLN, encoded by the coding sequence ATGGGTGTCGATGAAGATTTACTGAAAATCGCGGATCTCTTCTACAATCAACTAAGCAGAGGTGAGATCCCAGCTTTTGAACTGCCCCTGCGGACGCGGGATAACATCGTCTATGATGAAAAAGCACGCGTATGGGTTTATGGGGAGAAAGAGGGTGTGAGAAGTGCTAAAACGGTCAAGGGTGCGTATCAGATACTCAAGACCGTCTGCCTCATCGAGTTTCTGAAACAACAGCTTGAGGAGGGGCGATCGTCAACGCTCAGGGAGCTTTACTATATCTCTGAGAACTGGGGGGAAGCAAAGTTCAGGGTGCAGTCAGAGAGCGACTTTTTAATCGAGGATCTTGAGATCATATCGAGTAATCAGCGTGAGCATTTTCACATACGACCTGAAGAGGATGGAGCATCTGTATTTGGCCCTCTCACAGTCAGAGAAGAGACGAGGAAGGGCGATAAAGTTATCCACTGCCAGGATGACGTTGGTGATGCAGGGTATCTGATACCAAACAATATTGATAAGGTTGAATTTCTTGAACATGATGCAAAACTGGTTCTGGCGGTTGAGACAGGTGGTATGCGGGATCGTTTAATTGAGAATGGATTTGATGAGGCATTTGACTGTATTATAATCCACCTCAAGGGACAACCTGCCAGAAGCACACGGAGACTCCTCAAACGGCTCAACCATGAACTCTCCCTTCCTGTAATGGTATTCACAGACTGCGATCCATGGAGTTATCGCATATTTGCATCGGTTGCCTATGGCTCTATCAAGAGTGCGCACCTTTCAAGGTTCATGGCAACACCTGACGCGCGCTTTATTGGAATTATGCCGAGTGATATCGTAAAGTATGACCTCCCAACCGATAAGCTGACAGAGAGAGACAAGGATGCACTGAAGGCAGAACTTAAAGACCCCCGCTTTGCCGGTGATTTCTGGCAGAAAGAGATCAAATTACAGCTTGATCTTGGTAAAAAATCAGAACAACAGTCGCTTGCAAAATATGGACTTGATTTTGTGACAGATACCTATCTGCCTGAGAAGCTTAACTGA
- a CDS encoding Xaa-Pro aminopeptidase, translating into MIYPEDSEYATRIERFRSNLNCDFAVLSQSRDIYYFAGTIQPSILVIPKNGEPVIFFRMNYEKGKAETWISDTRHGGLREVCELLQRGAKIGIEKDVLPVAIYERILKYTEREVEILDVTPAVLLTRMLKSPYEIRMVEEAAKISKLGHEALCEALVDGISEIELSAKVEYAMRSAGHEGLFHVRRWDGFLHYGMISSGENLAIPSGFPGATITGVGMSRAASYGASSRKIRKGDPVMADIGGTYGGYHSDEARMYVIGRADELLRSRYEILVEIHRAAMDVMKPGNVVHDVYDAAFRVVEEYDCADWFMGYWHYGVRYLGHGLGLEIDEIPLIAPDVSMPLQAGMMLALEPKLIVPGWSGVDLEDTYLITDTGVRMITGSRRDLIEV; encoded by the coding sequence ATGATCTATCCAGAAGATAGCGAATACGCAACAAGAATTGAGCGATTCAGATCAAACCTTAACTGTGATTTTGCGGTTCTCTCTCAATCGAGGGATATCTATTATTTTGCAGGAACAATCCAGCCATCGATACTTGTCATCCCAAAAAATGGTGAGCCGGTGATCTTCTTCAGGATGAACTACGAAAAAGGAAAGGCTGAGACGTGGATTAGCGATACTCGCCATGGCGGTCTCAGAGAGGTCTGTGAACTGCTTCAGAGAGGGGCAAAGATCGGGATCGAGAAGGATGTTTTGCCTGTCGCAATCTACGAACGTATCCTGAAATACACAGAAAGAGAAGTTGAAATTCTTGATGTTACACCCGCAGTACTTCTCACAAGGATGTTAAAGTCTCCGTATGAAATCAGGATGGTGGAGGAAGCTGCAAAGATCTCAAAACTTGGGCATGAGGCATTATGTGAGGCACTTGTCGATGGGATCAGTGAGATAGAGCTTTCAGCAAAGGTCGAGTACGCGATGCGATCTGCGGGGCATGAGGGCCTGTTTCATGTTAGACGGTGGGATGGGTTCCTCCATTATGGTATGATCTCATCAGGTGAGAACCTTGCGATCCCCTCTGGCTTTCCTGGTGCCACGATTACAGGTGTCGGTATGAGTCGTGCGGCATCGTACGGCGCGTCATCGAGAAAGATCAGAAAAGGCGATCCAGTCATGGCAGACATCGGCGGGACGTATGGAGGTTATCACAGTGATGAGGCGCGGATGTATGTTATTGGAAGGGCAGATGAGCTTCTGAGGAGTCGGTATGAGATCCTGGTTGAGATCCATCGGGCGGCGATGGATGTGATGAAACCCGGGAATGTAGTGCATGATGTGTATGATGCTGCATTCAGGGTGGTGGAGGAGTATGACTGTGCAGACTGGTTCATGGGATACTGGCACTATGGCGTGAGGTATCTTGGGCATGGTCTCGGGCTTGAGATCGACGAGATTCCACTTATTGCACCCGATGTTTCGATGCCACTGCAGGCAGGAATGATGCTCGCACTTGAACCAAAACTGATTGTACCAGGCTGGAGTGGGGTTGACCTTGAAGATACGTACCTCATCACCGATACAGGTGTGCGCATGATCACCGGTAGCAGACGGGATCTCATCGAGGTTTGA
- a CDS encoding diaminopimelate decarboxylase: MKSSNFSVNNGHLIINGLDTVELARKYGSPLYIICEDTIRERFREFRSAFSGVKSDIYYAMKANGNLAILKILGSEGAGVDVFSAGELYMALLTGINREKILFNGNSKTDRELKFAISSGVTVSVDSIDELNSLSKLAAELDARASLAFRVNPDISPETHPKISTGIRTSKFGIPHDDVLKVYGMAKELDNIDIKGIHCHIGSQILKLDVFGEAMVKMMDLVELIRDEYDLELEFLDIGGGLGIPYHEDDPAPTPEDLADVILPIFKDKSAKTGISPRLILEPGRYIVADSGVLLCRVNTVKRAHKTFVGTDAGFNLLARPMIYNAYHRILVANRMDQPPAETYTIVGPICESGDILGEDRNLPRIEKGDLLAILDTGAYGFSMSSQYNQRPRCAEVLVSGGHDELIREEEAVGDLIAGQTIPDRLL, encoded by the coding sequence ATGAAAAGCTCAAATTTCAGTGTCAACAATGGGCATCTTATAATTAACGGTCTTGATACGGTAGAACTCGCCAGGAAGTACGGATCACCTCTATACATAATATGTGAGGATACAATCAGAGAACGATTCCGAGAGTTCAGGAGTGCATTTTCTGGAGTCAAATCCGATATATATTATGCGATGAAAGCAAACGGGAACCTGGCGATCCTCAAGATTCTTGGAAGCGAGGGGGCAGGGGTCGACGTCTTCTCTGCAGGAGAGTTATACATGGCGCTTTTAACAGGCATCAACCGTGAGAAGATACTCTTCAATGGAAACTCAAAGACAGATCGTGAACTGAAGTTTGCCATAAGTTCTGGAGTCACGGTCTCTGTTGACTCAATCGATGAGCTTAATTCACTCTCAAAGCTTGCAGCAGAACTTGATGCGCGTGCTTCTCTCGCCTTCAGGGTGAATCCAGACATCTCGCCTGAGACGCACCCCAAGATCTCGACGGGCATCAGGACAAGCAAGTTTGGGATACCACATGATGATGTCCTGAAGGTTTATGGCATGGCAAAGGAGCTTGATAATATCGATATAAAAGGTATTCACTGCCACATAGGCTCACAGATCCTTAAGCTTGATGTATTTGGGGAGGCGATGGTTAAAATGATGGATCTTGTTGAGCTGATCAGAGATGAGTATGATCTTGAACTTGAGTTTCTTGATATTGGTGGCGGGCTGGGAATTCCATACCATGAGGACGATCCAGCACCAACACCAGAGGATCTTGCAGACGTGATTTTACCGATATTCAAGGATAAATCTGCGAAAACTGGTATATCGCCAAGACTCATACTTGAGCCAGGGAGGTACATCGTTGCAGATTCGGGTGTGCTCCTCTGCCGCGTGAACACGGTGAAAAGAGCCCACAAGACATTTGTTGGTACAGATGCTGGTTTCAATCTCCTTGCAAGACCCATGATATATAACGCATACCACAGGATTCTGGTCGCAAACAGGATGGACCAACCACCTGCAGAGACATACACGATCGTTGGGCCAATCTGTGAGAGCGGAGATATTCTTGGTGAAGATCGGAACTTACCCCGTATTGAAAAGGGAGATCTACTCGCGATACTTGATACAGGAGCTTATGGTTTCTCGATGAGTTCGCAGTACAACCAGCGACCAAGATGTGCCGAGGTGCTTGTATCAGGCGGGCACGATGAGCTCATACGAGAAGAAGAAGCGGTAGGAGATCTGATCGCAGGACAGACGATACCTGACAGGTTGCTGTAG
- a CDS encoding ATPase AAA, with amino-acid sequence MGRIFQFELERDELNQRLGGGFPEGSIVLIEGENGSGKSTIAERLAFGFLSNGYTVTFVSTQLTTKGFINQMYSLDYPIGLHLLKDELLFIPVVPLIKSAKSRYDFIERLINAEKLYEKDIIIIDKISELVKYSIDPEKSIELVSFLKKIASLGKIVIITIDPVDLDPDAVSLLRSSADIYMSLKSRTVAGEVKRSINVNKFTGATGFVGGIIGFRIEPKAGLVIEIASVA; translated from the coding sequence ATGGGCAGGATATTTCAGTTTGAACTTGAGCGAGATGAACTCAATCAGCGATTGGGTGGGGGTTTTCCAGAAGGATCGATCGTCCTGATCGAGGGTGAGAACGGCTCTGGAAAGAGCACAATCGCAGAACGGCTTGCATTTGGATTTTTATCCAATGGATACACAGTCACGTTCGTATCCACTCAGCTTACAACAAAGGGTTTCATAAACCAGATGTACTCACTCGACTACCCGATCGGACTTCACCTTCTTAAGGATGAATTGCTCTTCATTCCTGTTGTACCGCTCATTAAAAGTGCAAAATCAAGGTATGACTTCATAGAGCGGTTGATAAATGCAGAGAAGCTCTATGAGAAGGACATAATAATAATCGATAAGATCTCAGAGCTTGTTAAATACAGCATCGATCCTGAGAAGAGCATCGAGCTTGTATCCTTTCTCAAGAAAATTGCAAGTCTGGGGAAGATAGTTATCATTACAATCGATCCTGTTGATCTTGACCCTGATGCGGTCTCACTCCTGAGATCATCGGCTGATATATATATGAGTCTTAAGAGTCGGACCGTGGCAGGCGAGGTCAAGCGTTCAATCAACGTGAACAAATTTACAGGCGCAACAGGTTTTGTGGGAGGGATCATCGGATTCAGGATTGAACCAAAGGCGGGTCTTGTCATCGAGATTGCATCGGTGGCGTGA
- a CDS encoding cysteinyl-tRNA synthetase, whose protein sequence is MREVFRHALPTELSDSEEAAIKSKLDRLEKIISEIKAGKGNRLKYVAGKLELRTREEEFINVDPIQAAGRLTLDARKALISYGDGYSVCDNCRKPFRLDKIKKPQLEEFHAELATFLGMDAARVVPGARRGFQAVVSSLVEKGDIVLLTAFSHYTEFLAVEASGGVVREVMGDEKNIITAEAIAERIEAIEREEGKRPALMIIDHIDYLFGNEHDVYGAGKVAAEYDVPFLYNGAYTVGTMPVDGKAIGADFVVGSGHKSMASCAPSGVLAVKDEWVDKIFRTTAIKGDLTMRSFGIKEVEMLGCTLMGAPVITMMASFPHVKERVKEWKNEVRRSNRFIELFLKVKGSKVLSEMPRKHTLTKVDTTASFDVIAKTHKKRGYFFTSELKKRGIIGIFEGATRDWKLNTYGLSDREIEYLGEAFIEIAEKYGIEVE, encoded by the coding sequence ATGAGGGAAGTCTTCAGACATGCACTCCCAACAGAACTGAGCGATTCAGAGGAAGCAGCAATCAAATCAAAGCTTGATCGGCTCGAAAAGATTATAAGCGAGATAAAAGCGGGTAAGGGTAATAGATTAAAATATGTAGCAGGAAAGCTTGAACTGAGGACAAGAGAAGAGGAATTCATAAATGTTGATCCAATTCAGGCGGCGGGAAGGCTCACGCTCGATGCAAGAAAAGCACTCATCAGCTATGGTGATGGATACTCGGTCTGTGATAACTGCCGAAAACCCTTCAGACTTGACAAGATCAAAAAGCCCCAGCTCGAAGAGTTCCATGCAGAACTTGCCACGTTTCTTGGTATGGATGCTGCAAGGGTCGTTCCTGGTGCACGCCGGGGCTTCCAGGCGGTTGTATCCTCTCTTGTGGAAAAAGGCGATATAGTTCTTTTGACTGCATTCTCCCATTACACCGAGTTTCTTGCGGTTGAAGCGAGTGGTGGGGTTGTGCGGGAGGTTATGGGAGATGAGAAGAATATCATAACAGCCGAGGCAATCGCAGAGCGAATTGAGGCAATTGAGCGTGAAGAAGGTAAAAGGCCTGCACTTATGATTATCGACCATATTGACTACCTGTTCGGGAATGAACATGATGTATATGGTGCTGGGAAAGTTGCGGCAGAGTACGATGTACCATTTCTATACAACGGTGCATACACGGTTGGGACGATGCCTGTTGATGGAAAAGCGATTGGAGCGGACTTTGTCGTTGGTTCAGGGCATAAATCGATGGCGTCCTGTGCACCCTCTGGTGTTCTTGCGGTCAAAGACGAATGGGTTGATAAGATATTCAGGACAACAGCGATCAAGGGCGATCTCACCATGAGGAGCTTTGGTATCAAGGAGGTGGAGATGCTTGGATGTACGCTGATGGGGGCACCTGTCATCACGATGATGGCGTCCTTCCCACACGTCAAAGAAAGGGTCAAAGAATGGAAGAACGAGGTCAGGCGGTCAAATCGCTTCATCGAGCTCTTCCTCAAGGTAAAAGGGAGCAAAGTCTTGAGTGAGATGCCGCGAAAACACACGCTCACAAAGGTAGATACAACAGCAAGCTTCGATGTTATCGCAAAGACCCATAAGAAGCGGGGTTATTTCTTCACGAGTGAGCTCAAGAAGAGGGGAATCATCGGGATCTTCGAGGGTGCAACACGGGACTGGAAGCTGAACACATACGGGCTGAGTGACCGTGAGATTGAGTATCTTGGTGAAGCTTTTATTGAGATTGCAGAAAAGTATGGTATAGAGGTTGAGTAG
- a CDS encoding secreted protein: protein MKTNVKKFGTALIAVISALAILSVGAYPALAREDASSAVENVQMGERIAKRGTPLLGAYNCLNETNNEELAVGGEGWLYAEGRGKALLEGTGIVAFAGVGQIIVIGKDINVMTDGHGRVIKLGYLVTIYRGNGVAVFEGEDMTIFARGRGRLAAKGEGMAIIRGAGDWAKDNWDRWTETSIEPYEEAGAELELVAVE from the coding sequence ATGAAAACGAATGTGAAAAAATTTGGAACCGCTCTAATTGCGGTGATCTCTGCACTGGCAATTCTCTCGGTGGGTGCATATCCTGCACTCGCACGTGAGGATGCTTCCAGTGCAGTAGAGAATGTACAGATGGGTGAACGCATTGCGAAAAGAGGTACGCCCCTTCTTGGCGCATATAATTGTTTGAATGAAACAAACAACGAGGAACTCGCGGTAGGCGGAGAAGGCTGGCTGTATGCCGAAGGCAGAGGAAAAGCACTCCTCGAAGGTACGGGTATCGTTGCTTTTGCCGGTGTGGGTCAGATCATCGTGATTGGGAAAGACATCAACGTCATGACAGATGGTCACGGCAGGGTGATAAAGCTTGGATACCTTGTTACAATCTATCGTGGAAATGGCGTTGCAGTCTTTGAAGGTGAAGATATGACGATATTTGCCAGAGGAAGAGGCAGACTTGCAGCAAAAGGCGAAGGCATGGCGATAATCAGGGGTGCTGGTGACTGGGCTAAGGACAACTGGGATCGATGGACTGAGACATCGATTGAGCCATACGAAGAAGCAGGTGCAGAGCTGGAACTTGTCGCAGTCGAATAA
- a CDS encoding protein, radical SAM, whose protein sequence is MHIESFDVRVLKQVAPAKARIGVNRFIETWKRSVEIFGENQVESFIIDGSKIMSEIGAYPFILSLRPIPGSLMEDAVPAEAYRIMSHGRNAGQGVSDAGRVLHCLILSNLQM, encoded by the coding sequence GTGCACATCGAGAGCTTCGATGTCAGGGTTCTAAAGCAGGTTGCACCTGCAAAAGCAAGGATTGGAGTGAATCGATTCATCGAGACGTGGAAGAGATCTGTTGAAATATTTGGAGAGAATCAGGTTGAAAGCTTCATCATCGATGGAAGCAAAATAATGTCAGAGATTGGTGCATATCCATTCATCCTTTCGTTGAGACCAATTCCTGGGAGTTTGATGGAAGATGCAGTACCAGCAGAGGCTTACAGGATAATGTCTCATGGGAGAAATGCAGGGCAGGGTGTGTCAGATGCAGGGCGTGTTCTGCACTGCCTGATTTTGAGTAACCTGCAAATGTAA
- a CDS encoding homoserine O-acetyltransferase, which translates to MIIDGLGFVETEYFEFDELKLENGEKLSPVRIAYETYGELNADRNNAILICHALSGDAHVAGWHRGDKYPGWWDGMVGPGRAFDTEKYFVISSNVIGGCKGSTGPSSINPVTGKPYGLEFPVVTIKDMVNAQKKLIDHLGVRQLLAVVGGSMGGMQVLQWVVSYKDLVKTAIPIATTAHLSPQGIAFNEVGRRAIMSDPDWNGGDYYGGRAPERGLALARMIGHITYLSDESMREKFGRELKNSERYGYDFSTEFQVESYLHHQGESFVKRFDANSYLYLTKAIDYFDLANGTTLFDAFKGVKARFLVISISSDWLYPPYQSREIVMALTANEIDVSHVEIKSGYGHDAFLLETGQLTHVITNSLQKQRVQDLMIEREPLVMHEKMQMKEAAKRMIEGEFTHLPIGSRDGRLIGIITAWDIANAVANGYNLVEEILTEEVVTAYSDELIGAAAKRMEKHNVSSLPVVTTDNRVVGIITSDCISRLIAGDERRNGNPET; encoded by the coding sequence ATGATAATCGACGGTCTTGGATTTGTTGAAACAGAATATTTTGAGTTTGATGAGCTTAAGCTTGAGAACGGAGAGAAACTAAGTCCTGTGAGAATTGCCTATGAGACCTATGGTGAACTGAATGCAGATAGAAACAATGCGATACTGATCTGCCACGCCCTCTCAGGAGATGCGCACGTTGCTGGCTGGCACAGAGGTGATAAATACCCTGGATGGTGGGATGGGATGGTCGGCCCTGGTCGAGCATTCGATACCGAGAAGTACTTTGTGATCTCATCCAACGTCATAGGTGGCTGTAAAGGCTCAACAGGGCCATCATCGATCAATCCTGTGACTGGTAAGCCTTATGGGCTTGAGTTTCCTGTGGTGACAATAAAAGATATGGTGAATGCTCAGAAGAAATTGATCGATCATCTTGGCGTCAGACAGCTTCTGGCAGTTGTGGGGGGATCGATGGGTGGAATGCAGGTTTTACAGTGGGTAGTATCCTATAAAGATTTGGTTAAGACCGCAATCCCGATTGCAACAACCGCACACCTCTCCCCACAGGGTATCGCATTCAATGAGGTCGGGAGACGGGCGATCATGTCTGATCCTGACTGGAATGGTGGGGACTACTATGGAGGTAGAGCACCAGAACGTGGGCTCGCACTCGCAAGGATGATCGGGCATATCACATATCTGAGTGATGAATCGATGCGGGAGAAGTTTGGAAGAGAGCTAAAGAATAGCGAACGATATGGATATGACTTCTCCACTGAGTTTCAGGTCGAGAGTTACCTTCACCACCAAGGCGAATCATTTGTGAAGCGCTTTGATGCAAACTCCTATCTCTATCTCACAAAAGCCATCGATTATTTTGATCTCGCAAACGGTACAACGCTCTTTGATGCCTTCAAAGGTGTGAAAGCACGGTTTCTTGTGATTTCAATCAGCTCTGACTGGCTTTATCCCCCATATCAGTCCAGGGAGATCGTGATGGCATTAACAGCCAATGAGATCGATGTCAGCCATGTCGAGATAAAATCAGGTTATGGTCATGATGCGTTTCTTTTAGAGACTGGGCAGCTGACGCACGTGATAACAAACTCCCTGCAAAAACAGCGTGTGCAGGACCTGATGATAGAACGCGAGCCGCTTGTGATGCATGAAAAAATGCAGATGAAAGAGGCTGCAAAGAGGATGATAGAGGGTGAGTTCACACACTTACCCATTGGTTCAAGAGATGGACGCCTGATAGGGATCATAACTGCATGGGATATCGCAAACGCAGTTGCAAATGGCTATAATCTCGTAGAAGAGATCCTTACAGAAGAGGTCGTAACAGCCTACAGTGATGAATTGATAGGAGCTGCGGCAAAACGGATGGAGAAACATAATGTATCGTCACTTCCTGTTGTAACGACGGATAACCGTGTTGTGGGAATCATAACGAGTGACTGCATAAGCAGGCTGATAGCAGGTGATGAAAGGAGGAACGGGAATCCTGAAACGTGA
- a CDS encoding O-acetylhomoserine aminocarboxypropyltransferase, translating into MGEYRFNTQTLHAGQSVDPVTRSRAVPIYQTVAYNFESTEQAANLFALKGPDFPGEIYSRFTNPTYEVLETRVAELEGGIAAAALASGQSATLLSILTIANTGDNITASKTLYGGTYTLFDVTFPKKFGIDVRFVDPTPENFQNAIDAGTKALFAETIGNPKLNVLDVEEVAKVAHDAGVPLIIDNTFATPYLCRPIEWGADIIMHSATKWIGGHGTSLGGLVVDAGNFDWEKGDFPELKEDDPSYRGGLNYLDEFGKLAYIVKLKSRFTRDLGPVMSPFNAFLILQGVETLPLRMERHSANALAVAEFLNDHPRVEEVIYPGLPDHPTHGLAHKYLNGGYGGMVGFRIKGGLNTGVKFIESLKLFSHLANVGDAKSLAIHPASTTHSQLSPEQQVAAGVTEDFVRLSVGIEDIEDIVEDLDQAL; encoded by the coding sequence ATGGGTGAATATAGATTCAATACACAGACGCTACATGCTGGGCAGTCCGTCGATCCAGTAACAAGATCAAGAGCGGTTCCGATTTATCAAACCGTTGCATACAACTTTGAGAGCACAGAACAGGCTGCAAATCTCTTTGCACTGAAAGGACCTGACTTTCCAGGTGAGATATACAGCCGATTTACCAATCCAACATACGAGGTACTGGAAACGAGAGTTGCTGAACTGGAGGGGGGTATCGCAGCAGCAGCGCTTGCATCAGGACAGTCTGCCACACTCCTATCAATCCTGACGATTGCAAATACAGGTGATAATATCACGGCATCAAAGACGCTGTATGGTGGGACGTACACACTCTTTGATGTGACGTTTCCAAAGAAGTTTGGCATAGATGTCAGGTTTGTCGATCCCACACCTGAAAACTTCCAGAATGCGATAGACGCCGGGACAAAAGCACTCTTTGCAGAGACGATCGGAAATCCAAAACTCAATGTGCTTGATGTTGAGGAGGTCGCAAAGGTTGCACACGATGCTGGTGTTCCACTTATAATCGATAATACTTTCGCAACACCATACCTCTGCAGGCCCATCGAGTGGGGTGCAGACATAATCATGCATTCTGCGACGAAGTGGATCGGTGGGCACGGCACATCGCTTGGCGGGCTTGTCGTCGATGCCGGTAACTTTGATTGGGAGAAGGGAGACTTTCCAGAGCTTAAAGAGGATGATCCATCCTACAGGGGCGGCTTGAATTATCTTGATGAGTTTGGGAAGCTTGCATACATCGTAAAGCTAAAATCCAGGTTCACGAGGGATTTAGGACCTGTAATGAGTCCATTCAATGCGTTTCTTATATTGCAGGGGGTCGAGACACTCCCTCTCAGGATGGAGAGACATTCAGCAAACGCACTTGCAGTTGCAGAATTTTTGAATGATCACCCGAGAGTGGAAGAGGTCATATATCCAGGCTTACCCGATCATCCAACCCATGGGCTTGCACACAAATACCTGAATGGCGGATATGGGGGTATGGTCGGTTTCAGGATAAAAGGAGGTCTTAATACTGGTGTTAAGTTCATCGAGTCGCTTAAGCTCTTCTCGCATCTTGCAAATGTCGGAGATGCAAAATCACTTGCGATACACCCTGCAAGTACAACCCATTCACAGCTAAGCCCTGAACAACAGGTTGCAGCAGGAGTGACAGAGGACTTTGTACGGCTCTCTGTCGGGATAGAAGATATTGAAGATATAGTAGAGGATCTGGATCAGGCGTTATGA